In the genome of Geotrypetes seraphini chromosome 16, aGeoSer1.1, whole genome shotgun sequence, one region contains:
- the HOOK2 gene encoding protein Hook homolog 2 isoform X1, whose product MSVNKAALCGSLLTWLQTFQVPSPCATFQDLSSGVAVAQVLHLIDPSWFNDAWLMRIKEETLENWRLKLSNLKKILQSVLEYYHDVLGQSVTDDHLPDVTLIGEFSDPTELGKLMQLVLGCAISCEKKQEHIKQIMTLEESVQHVVMTAIQELMTKDPTETISSETYGNFDHQSRKYYFLSDDLEEEEDGMRQRCQDLEQQISLLVEEKTNLMMENRNLRERQSQLESLDASGITSKKLLLLQTQIEQLQEENFRLESGKDDYRIRCDELEKDLLETQHRNEELMNLAREAQSLKDEMDVLRHSSDKVRKLEATVESYRKKLEDLGDLRRQVKLLEERNTIYMQRTFQLEDELRKANAVLGQLEVHKRQVQELHKQLSEEAVKAEKWQFEFRNLREKYDTLLKEKQRLIMERDSLRETNDELRCVQVQQTGLCQADTLLESVSSPVGNLAAEIVPAELKETIVRLQHENKMLCVQETSFRERVCELQQLLEESNRSKNRLETENRLNQQQILELRARMDELQKALEEQGAKAEDAISSLLKRKLDEHLVKLHEAHSELQKKREYIEDLEPKGDEITAKKIDELQQILKKKDEDMRAMEERYKRYVHKARTVIETMEPRQHAKILPEIQALQNQLFEKDVKIQHLENDFEKTRLQREQEEKLIISAWYNMGMALQQRVTEERIHSTGGAQSFLAQQRLATNVRRGHIGRSTSLLLKYPSEQEKLSH is encoded by the exons ATGAGCGTGAACAAGGCCGCGCTGTGCGGCTCCCTACTCACCTGG CTGCAAACGTTCCAGGTGCCATCACCATGTGCCACTTTCCAGGACCTGTCCAGCGGGGTGGCTGTCGCACAAGTTCTCCACCTAAT AGATCCCAGCTGGTTTAACGATGCCTGGTTGATGCGCATCAAAGAGGAAACCCTGGAGAATTGGAGGCTGAAG CTAAGTAACCTGAAGAAGATCCTGCAAAGTGTGCTGGAGTATTACCATGAC GTCCTGGGACAATCAGTTACTGATGACCATCTGCCAGATGTGACACTGATCGGGGAGTTTTCAGATCCAACAGAGCTGGGGAAGCTGATGCAGTTGGTCCTGGGGTGTGCCATCAGCTGTGAGAAGAAGCAAG AACACATCAAACAGATCATGACTTTGGAGGAGTCTGTCCAGCATGTGGTTATGACAGCAATTCAGGAG CTTATGACAAAGGACCCCACAGAGACCATCTCTTCTGAAACCTATGGGAACTTTGATCACCAG TCTCGGAAGTATTATTTTTTGAGCGATGACctggaagaagaggaagatggcATGAGACAACGTTGCCAAGATCTGGAACAGCAG ATTTCGCTGCTGGTGGAGGAGAAGACGAACTTGATGATGGAGAACCGCAACCTGAGGGAGCGCCAGAGCCAGCTGGAATCACTGGATGCCTCTGGCATCACCAGCAAGAAACTACTCCTGCTACAGACCCAGATCGAGCAGCTGCAAGAAGAGAACTTCAG ACTGGAGAGTGGGAAAGATGATTACCGGATCCGCTGTGATGAGCTGGAGAAAGATCTGTTGGAGACACAACATCGGAATGAGGAACTCATGAACCTGGCCCGGGAAGCACAATCTCTAAAAGATGAGATGGATGTTTTACG GCATTCTTCCGACAAGGTGCGAAAGCTGGAGGCTACGGTGGAGTCATATCGGAAGAAGTTGGAGGACCTGGGAGATCTGCGGCGGCAGGTGAAACTGTTGGAGGAAAGGAACACCATTTACATGCAACGAACCTTTCAGCTGGAGGATGAACTGCGCAAAGCCAATGCTGTGCTAGGCCAGCTGGAGGTGCACAAAAGACag GTTCAGGAGCTGCACAAACAGCTCTCAGAGGAAGCTGTGAAGGCGGAGAAGTGGCAGTTTGAATTCAGGAATCTACGGGAAAAATATGACACCTTGCTGAAGGAgaagcag CGGCTGATTATGGAGCGCGACTCCTTGAGGGAGACAAACGATGAGCTCCGATGTGTCCAGGTGCAGCAGACAGGCTTATGCCAGGCTG ATACGTTGCTTGAATCTGTTTCATCTCCGGTGGGGAACCTAGCAGCTGAGATTGTTCCAGCGGAGCTCAA AGAGACTATTGTTCGCCTGCAGCATGAGAACAAGATGCTGTGTGTTCAGGAGACATCGTTCCGGGAGAGAGTCTGCGAGCTGCAGCAACTGCTTGAGGAGTCAAATCGCTCCAAGAACAGGCTGGAGACAGAAAACAG GCTCAATCAACAGCAGattctggagctcagggctcgGATGGACGAACTCCAGAAGGCTTTGGAGGAGCAGGGTGCCAAGGCTGAGGAT GCAATT TCTTCACTGTTGAAGCGAAAGCTGGATGAACACCT GGTGAAGCTGCACGAGGCCCACTCAGAGCTACAGAAGAAAAGGGAATACATCGAGGATCTGGAGCCCAAGGGAGATGAGATTA CGGCAAAGAAGATCGATGAATTACAGCAAATTCTAAAGAAGAAAGACGAGGACATGCGTGCCATGGAGGAGCGTTACAAGCGCTACGTGCACAAAGCGCGCACG GTGATTGAAACGATGGAGCCCCGGCAGCATGCCAAAATTCTGCCAGAGATCCAAGCCCTGCAGAACCAGCTGTTTGAGAAAGATGTGAAAATCCAGCATTTGGAG AATGACTTTGAGAAGACAAGACTACAAAGAGAACAGGAGGAGAAGCTGATTATAAGCGCCTGGTACAACATG GGGATGGCACTTCAGCAGCGGGTGACAGAAGAGAGAATCCACAGCACTGGTGGTGCACAGTCCTTTCTTGCACAACAGAGACTGGCCACAAATGTACGCCGAGGACACATAGGGCGTTCAACATCCTTGCTCCTGAAATACCCCAGCGAGCAGGAGAAACTGTCACACTGA
- the HOOK2 gene encoding protein Hook homolog 2 isoform X2 — MSVNKAALCGSLLTWLQTFQVPSPCATFQDLSSGVAVAQVLHLIDPSWFNDAWLMRIKEETLENWRLKLSNLKKILQSVLEYYHDVLGQSVTDDHLPDVTLIGEFSDPTELGKLMQLVLGCAISCEKKQEHIKQIMTLEESVQHVVMTAIQELMTKDPTETISSETYGNFDHQSRKYYFLSDDLEEEEDGMRQRCQDLEQQISLLVEEKTNLMMENRNLRERQSQLESLDASGITSKKLLLLQTQIEQLQEENFRLESGKDDYRIRCDELEKDLLETQHRNEELMNLAREAQSLKDEMDVLRHSSDKVRKLEATVESYRKKLEDLGDLRRQVKLLEERNTIYMQRTFQLEDELRKANAVLGQLEVHKRQVQELHKQLSEEAVKAEKWQFEFRNLREKYDTLLKEKQRLIMERDSLRETNDELRCVQVQQTGLCQADTLLESVSSPVGNLAAEIVPAELKETIVRLQHENKMLCVQETSFRERVCELQQLLEESNRSKNRLETENRLNQQQILELRARMDELQKALEEQGAKAEDSSLLKRKLDEHLVKLHEAHSELQKKREYIEDLEPKGDEITAKKIDELQQILKKKDEDMRAMEERYKRYVHKARTVIETMEPRQHAKILPEIQALQNQLFEKDVKIQHLENDFEKTRLQREQEEKLIISAWYNMGMALQQRVTEERIHSTGGAQSFLAQQRLATNVRRGHIGRSTSLLLKYPSEQEKLSH; from the exons ATGAGCGTGAACAAGGCCGCGCTGTGCGGCTCCCTACTCACCTGG CTGCAAACGTTCCAGGTGCCATCACCATGTGCCACTTTCCAGGACCTGTCCAGCGGGGTGGCTGTCGCACAAGTTCTCCACCTAAT AGATCCCAGCTGGTTTAACGATGCCTGGTTGATGCGCATCAAAGAGGAAACCCTGGAGAATTGGAGGCTGAAG CTAAGTAACCTGAAGAAGATCCTGCAAAGTGTGCTGGAGTATTACCATGAC GTCCTGGGACAATCAGTTACTGATGACCATCTGCCAGATGTGACACTGATCGGGGAGTTTTCAGATCCAACAGAGCTGGGGAAGCTGATGCAGTTGGTCCTGGGGTGTGCCATCAGCTGTGAGAAGAAGCAAG AACACATCAAACAGATCATGACTTTGGAGGAGTCTGTCCAGCATGTGGTTATGACAGCAATTCAGGAG CTTATGACAAAGGACCCCACAGAGACCATCTCTTCTGAAACCTATGGGAACTTTGATCACCAG TCTCGGAAGTATTATTTTTTGAGCGATGACctggaagaagaggaagatggcATGAGACAACGTTGCCAAGATCTGGAACAGCAG ATTTCGCTGCTGGTGGAGGAGAAGACGAACTTGATGATGGAGAACCGCAACCTGAGGGAGCGCCAGAGCCAGCTGGAATCACTGGATGCCTCTGGCATCACCAGCAAGAAACTACTCCTGCTACAGACCCAGATCGAGCAGCTGCAAGAAGAGAACTTCAG ACTGGAGAGTGGGAAAGATGATTACCGGATCCGCTGTGATGAGCTGGAGAAAGATCTGTTGGAGACACAACATCGGAATGAGGAACTCATGAACCTGGCCCGGGAAGCACAATCTCTAAAAGATGAGATGGATGTTTTACG GCATTCTTCCGACAAGGTGCGAAAGCTGGAGGCTACGGTGGAGTCATATCGGAAGAAGTTGGAGGACCTGGGAGATCTGCGGCGGCAGGTGAAACTGTTGGAGGAAAGGAACACCATTTACATGCAACGAACCTTTCAGCTGGAGGATGAACTGCGCAAAGCCAATGCTGTGCTAGGCCAGCTGGAGGTGCACAAAAGACag GTTCAGGAGCTGCACAAACAGCTCTCAGAGGAAGCTGTGAAGGCGGAGAAGTGGCAGTTTGAATTCAGGAATCTACGGGAAAAATATGACACCTTGCTGAAGGAgaagcag CGGCTGATTATGGAGCGCGACTCCTTGAGGGAGACAAACGATGAGCTCCGATGTGTCCAGGTGCAGCAGACAGGCTTATGCCAGGCTG ATACGTTGCTTGAATCTGTTTCATCTCCGGTGGGGAACCTAGCAGCTGAGATTGTTCCAGCGGAGCTCAA AGAGACTATTGTTCGCCTGCAGCATGAGAACAAGATGCTGTGTGTTCAGGAGACATCGTTCCGGGAGAGAGTCTGCGAGCTGCAGCAACTGCTTGAGGAGTCAAATCGCTCCAAGAACAGGCTGGAGACAGAAAACAG GCTCAATCAACAGCAGattctggagctcagggctcgGATGGACGAACTCCAGAAGGCTTTGGAGGAGCAGGGTGCCAAGGCTGAGGAT TCTTCACTGTTGAAGCGAAAGCTGGATGAACACCT GGTGAAGCTGCACGAGGCCCACTCAGAGCTACAGAAGAAAAGGGAATACATCGAGGATCTGGAGCCCAAGGGAGATGAGATTA CGGCAAAGAAGATCGATGAATTACAGCAAATTCTAAAGAAGAAAGACGAGGACATGCGTGCCATGGAGGAGCGTTACAAGCGCTACGTGCACAAAGCGCGCACG GTGATTGAAACGATGGAGCCCCGGCAGCATGCCAAAATTCTGCCAGAGATCCAAGCCCTGCAGAACCAGCTGTTTGAGAAAGATGTGAAAATCCAGCATTTGGAG AATGACTTTGAGAAGACAAGACTACAAAGAGAACAGGAGGAGAAGCTGATTATAAGCGCCTGGTACAACATG GGGATGGCACTTCAGCAGCGGGTGACAGAAGAGAGAATCCACAGCACTGGTGGTGCACAGTCCTTTCTTGCACAACAGAGACTGGCCACAAATGTACGCCGAGGACACATAGGGCGTTCAACATCCTTGCTCCTGAAATACCCCAGCGAGCAGGAGAAACTGTCACACTGA